One part of the Phoenix dactylifera cultivar Barhee BC4 chromosome 4, palm_55x_up_171113_PBpolish2nd_filt_p, whole genome shotgun sequence genome encodes these proteins:
- the LOC103718209 gene encoding LRR receptor-like serine/threonine-protein kinase RPK2: MPGPSPSAMTQRRRSPAKTLSSALSSFLLFLVIAAAAAATSPEAGARGAERSALLQLKSSVTDPAGLLRPWSAAPGSDPCSWPGVSCDARSRVVSLNISASASGGASPSASCSRSGPFLRGCADPRRRLAGKLSPAVGKLSELRVFSLPFHSLDGEIPGEIWVLENLEVLNLEGNSLSGTLPSRFPPRLRVLNLASNRIQGEIPLSISSSGCLETLDLSGNQLNGSIPRFLGNFTKLRELYLSFNRLEGPIPVEIGAGCLSLEYLDLSGNRLVRGIPPHLGNCTELRALLLFSNLLDGFIPSDLGRLRKLQVLDISRNSLSGFVPAELGNCLELSVLVLVNLHDPMPSKDFSNYVDDDEFNSFEEGGIPENITALPKLRVLWAPRGMLEGEIPSNWGTCESLEMVNLGHNLFSGGIPKVFSQCKNLKFLNLSLNKLTGWLDEDLPVPCMSIFDVSGNLLSGSLPSFSNKQCPSSQFSPYDLSSAYSTFFMYETHRGLSLPSFESAGDFAIYHNFGKNNFTGTLPSLPLATNRYGNQSIYAFLVGQNNLSGSLNAIILEKCGNLNGLIADLSNNMISGGISSEIGATCRSLMVFDVAGNNITGTIPASLGLLGKLVSLDLSRNWLQDQIPANISQLKSLKYLSLAGNNISGHIPSGLAQLASLKFLDLSSNSLTGEIPGDFANLRNLTVLLLNNNKLSGKIPSAFANVTSLSMFNVSFNNLSGPLPLNASMMRCDRVLGNPLLQSCRAFSFSIPASDSEGHSGNSQAYTDPAPGSSPPKNGNSGFSSIEIASITSAAAIFSVLLVLVVLYIYTRKCAPRSAVRSAGRREVTVFVDIGVPLTYESVVQATGNFNASNCIGSGGFGATYKAEISPGVLVAIKRLAVGRIQGVQQFHAEIKTLGRWRHPNLVTLIGYHVGDTEMFLIYNYLPGGNLERFLQERSKRPVDWRMLHKIALDIACALAHLHDHCVPRILHRDVKPSNILLDNEFNAYLSDFGLARLLGNSETHATTGVAGTFGYVAPEYAMTCRVSDKADVYSYGVVLLELISDKKALDPSFSPYGNGFNIVAWACMLLQKGRAREFFTEGLWDVAPHDDLVETLHLGVKCTVDSLSIRPTMKQVVRRLKELQPPRCRTNNNMFTLRKPQTSSA; encoded by the exons ATGCCCGGCCCTTCACCGTCTGCGATGACGCAGCGCCGGAGAAGCCCCGCCAAAACACTATcctccgccctctcctccttcctGCTCTTCCTCGtgatcgccgccgccgccgcggcgACCTCGCCGGAGGCGGGTGCCCGCGGCGCCGAGAGGTCCGCCCTTCTCCAGCTgaagagctcagtcaccgacccCGCCGGCCTCCTCCGCCCGTGGTCCGCCGCCCCTGGCTCCGACCCCTGCTCCTGGCCCGGCGTCTCCTGCGACGCGAGATCCCGTGTCGTCTCTCTCAACATCTCTGCCAGCGCGAGCGGCGGCGCTTCCCCTTCTGCTTCCTGCTCTCGATCAGGGCCGTTCCTCCGGGGCTGCGCGGATCCCCGCAGACGGTTGGCGGGGAAGCTGAGCCCCGCGGTGGGGAAGCTCTCCGAGCTCAGGGTTTTCTCCCTACCTTTCCACAGCTTGGACGGCGAGATCCCCGGCGAGATCTGGGTGCTGGAGAACCTAGAGGTGCTCAATCTCGAGGGGAATTCGCTCTCGGGCACCCTCCCCTCGCGGTTCCCTCCGCGTCTCCGTGTTTTGAATTTGGCGTCTAATCGGATCCAAGGTGAGATCCCACTCTCCATCTCGAGCTCTGGATGTCTAGAAACCCTGGACCTCTCTGGAAACCAGCTCAACGGTTCAATTCCTCGGTTTCTGGGTAATTTCACTAAATTGAGAGAGCTGTATCTCTCTTTTAACCGGCTCGAAGGGCCGATCCCCGTCGAAATTGGTGCTGGATGCCTCAGCCTGGAGTACCTGGACCTGTCGGGAAATCGACTGGTTAGAGGCATTCCTCCTCATTTGGGCAATTGCACTGAGCTTCGAGCTCTGCTGCTATTCTCCAATCTTTTGGATGGTTTCATCCCTTCTGATCTTGGAAGGCTCAGAAAGCTTCAAGTTTTAGATATTTCGAGGAACAGCTTGAGTGGCTTCGTGCCTGCGGAGCTTGGAAACTGCTTAGAATTATCTGTCCTTGTTCTTGTAAATCTGCATGATCCAATGCCTAGCAAGGACTTTTCAAACTACGTCGATGATGATGAATTCAATAGTTTCGAGGAGGGTGGGATTCCTGAAAACATCACGGCCCTGCCGAAGCTTAGGGTTCTCTGGGCTCCAAGAGGGATGCTGGAAGGGGAGATTCCAAGCAATTGGGGAACTTGTGAGAGCTTGGAAATGGTTAATCTAGGTCACAATTTATTCTCTGGAGGGATTCCAAAGGTGTTTAGTCAATGCAAAAATCTTAAATTTCTTAATCTCAGCTTGAATAAATTGACAGGTTGGCTTGACGAAGATCTTCCTGTGCCTTGTATGTCTATCTTTGATGTCAGTGGGAATCTGTTATCAGGCTCCCTTCCGTCATTTAGTAACAAACAGTGCCCTTCATCTCAGTTCTCACCCTATGATCTGTCATCTGCTTATTCTACATTCTTCATGTATGAGACTCATAGGGGACTGTCCTTGCCTTCTTTTGAATCTGCTGGTGACTTTGCAATATATCATAATTTTGGTAAGAATAATTTCACAGGCACCCTGCCATCTTTACCACTTGCTACCAATAGATACGGAAACCAGAGCATTTATGCATTTCTTGTAGGACAGAATAATCTCAGTGGATCGTTAAATGCCATTATCTTGGAGAAGTGTGGGAACTTGAATGGTTTGATTGCAGACCTCAGTAACAATATGATATCTGGCGGAATTTCATCAGAAATTGGTGCCACATGCAGATCTCTTATGGTTTTTGATGTAGCAGGTAATAACATTACTGGAACAATTCCTGCAAGTCTTGGTTTATTGGGTAAGCTTGTTAGTCTGGACTTGAGTAGGAACTGGCTTCAGGACCAGATACCTGCAAATATTAGCCAGTTAAAGAGCTTGAAGTATCTATCGTTAGCTGGTAATAACATTAGCGGTCACATTCCCTCCGGCTTGGCTCAGCTAGCATCTCTTAAGTTTTTGGATCTCTCGTCAAATTCTCTCACTGGTGAAATTCCTGGTGACTTTGCGAACTTGAGAAATCTCACTGTCCTTCTGCTTAACAACAATAAGCTTTCTGGAAAGATTCCTTCTGCTTTTGCTAATGTGACATCACTTTCCATGTTTAATGTGTCATTCAATAATTTGTCTGGGCCATTGCCATTGAATGCCAGCATGATGAGATGTGATAGAGTCCTTGGAAACCCTTTACTCCAGTCTTGTCgggcattttctttttctattccaGCTTCAGATTCGGAAGGGCACAGTGGGAATTCGCAAGCATATACGGATCCAGCTCCAGGAAGCTCTCCTCCTAAGAATGGCAATAGTGGTTTCAGTTCTATTGAGATTGCCTCAATTACTTCTGCAGCAGCTATTTTTTCTGTCCTATTAGTTCTGGTTGTCCTTTATATATACACAAGGAAATGTGCACCGAGGTCTGCTGTTCGGTCTGCTGGAAGAAGGGAAGTCACAGTTTTTGTGGACATTGGGGTTCCGCTGACTTATGAAAGTGTTGTTCAAGCCACAGGGAATTTCAATGCAAGCAACTGCATTGGAAGTGGAGGCTTTGGTGCCACATACAAGGCTGAGATTTCACCAGGAGTCTTAGTGGCTATAAAGAGACTTGCAGTTGGAAGGATCCAAGGTGTCCAACAGTTCCATGCAGAGATTAAGACTCTTGGGAGGTGGCGACATCCCAATCTTGTGACTCTAATAGGATATCATGTCGGTGACACAGAAATGTTTCTCATTTATAATTATCTGCCAGGGGGTAATCTGGAAAGGTTTCTTCAGGAAAGATCGAAGAGACCTGTGGATTGGAGGATGCTTCACAAGATTGCTTTAGACATTGCATGTGCACTTGCTCATCTGCATGACCATTGTGTGCCCCGAATCCTTCATCGGGATGTTAAACCAAGCAATATTTTGTTGGACAATGAATTCAATGCTTATCTATCTGACTTTGGATTGGCAAGGCTTTTAGGAAATTCCGAAACGCATGCAACCACTGGTGTGGCTGGAACTTTTGGGTATGTCGCTCCAGAATATGCAATGACTTGTCGTGTCTCTGACAAAGCAGATGTGTATAGCTACGGTGTGGTGCTCCTGGAATTAATTtcagacaagaaagctttggaTCCCTCCTTCTCTCCATATGGTAATGGTTTCAATATCGTTGCTTGGGCATGCATGCTGCTGCAGAAAGGCCGGGCACGTGAGTTTTTCACCGAAGGGCTGTGGGATGTGGCACCCCATGATGATTTGGTAGAAACCTTACACTTGGGGGTCAAGTGTACAGTTGATTCACTTTCTATTAGGCCAACAATGAAGCAAGTTGTTCGACGGCTAAAGGAACTTCAGCCTCCACGTTGCAGAACCAATAATAACATGTTCACACTTAGAAAG CCTCAGACAAGTTCTGCATGA